In Cherax quadricarinatus isolate ZL_2023a unplaced genomic scaffold, ASM3850222v1 Contig6238, whole genome shotgun sequence, the sequence TTGGAGTCCCCCAGACAGACACGCTGGTTGGAGTCCCCCAGACAGACATACTGGTTGGAGTCCCCCAGACAGACACACTGGTTGGAGTCCCCCAGACAGACACACTGGTTGTAGTCCCCCAGACAGACACACTGGTTGGAGTCCCCCAGACAGACACACTGGTTGTAGTCCCCCAGACAGACACACTGGTTGGAGTCCCCCCAGACAGACACACTGGTTGTAGTCCCCCCAGACAGACACACTGGTTGTAGTCCCCCAGACAGACACACTGGTTGGAGTCCCCCAGACAGACACACTGGTTGGAGTCCCCCAGACAGACACACTGGTTGGAGTCCCCCAGACAGACACACTGGTTGGAGTCCCCCAGACAGACACACTGGTTGTAGTCCCCCAGACAGACACACTGGTTGGAGTCCCCCAGACAGACATACTGGTTGGAGTCCCCCAGACAGACACACTGGTTGGAGTCCCCCAGACAGACACACTGGTTGGAGTCCCCCAGACAGACACACTGGTTGTAGTCCCCCAGACAGACACACTGGTTGGAGTCCCCCAGACAGACACACTGGTTGGAGTCCCCCAGACAGACACACTGGTTGGAGTCCCCCAGACAGACACACTGGTTGGAGTCCCCCAGACAGACACACTGGTTGGAGTCCCCCAGACAGACACACTGGTTGGAGTCCCCCAGACAGACACACTGGTTGGAGTCCCCCAGACAGACACACTGGTTGGAGTCCCCCAGACAGACACACTGGTTGGAGTCCCCCAGACAGACACACTGGTTGGAGTCCCCCAGACAGACACACTGGTTGTAGTCCCCCAGACAGACACACTGGTTGTAGTCCCCCAGACAGACACACTGGTTGTAGTCCCCCAGACAGACACACTGGTTGGAGTCCCCCAGACAGACACACTAGTTGTAGTCCCCCAGACAGACATACTGGTTGGAGTCCCCCAGACAGACACACTGGTTGGAGTCCCCCAGACAGACACACTGGTTGGAGTCCCCCAGACAGACACACTGGTTGGAGTCCCCCAGACAGACACACTGGTTGGAGTCCCTCAGAGTCGTGCTGGTACCTCAAGTGTTATTTCCGACCGTACACCAGTTTTTACACAGCAATTCCAGTATTCTCGGACAGGAAGTGCCTCCCCACCCATATTTCCGATGCTTCCATCTATATGGAACAACTTAGAACCCTAAATGTGTGACTGAGAGGACATATTACACCGTCTCTGTTATGGCTAACACGTCAATGTTACCAGCACTCACTGCCGTATTTCCTTATTCTGTTATATTCTCTTAATTTAGAATAGGAGTGAACGGTTGTTTCTCCGTATTTAATTCTGCGTTTAACTTAAAAAAATTTAGTGTATTTAACCTCTTACCTGGTAGATTATGTGACTGATGCCTTTGGTTGATTTAGTTGATGCTGCAGCATCTCTCGTTGATGCTGCAGCATCTCTCATTGATGCTGCATCCTCTCTCGTTGATGCTGCAGCATCTCTCGTTGATGCTGCAGCATCTCTCGTTGATGCTGCAGCATCTCTCGTTGATGCTGCATCCTctcttgttgatgctgcatctCTCGTTGATGCTGCATCCTCTCTTGTTGATGCTGCAGCATCTCTCGTTGATGCTGCATCCTCTCTCGTTGATGCTGCAGCATCTCTCGTTGATGCTGCATCCTCTCTCGTTGATTCTGCATCCTCCTTCGTTGACCATTGTAGCCCATCGTCTATATCTCCTTCCTGTGTCAGTCTTCCTGTTCGTTCTCTCAGTCTTGTAGCATCAGCTGACTCATGGTCCGCCATTATTACTGTCGGAACATCATTCTTATTAAACTACCAGATATATCATTATATTCCTGTTATAAATACCGAGAAGTTGATCAATATATGTCGGACATGTGTTTTATTGAGCAGGTGTATGTGCATATATTGTTATGACTTGAGAGTGGTTCAAGACCTGTTCCAGGCAAGTTACTGTtggtttaatattattattatgtaggccagacccatcctgtgggtggtagtcagattACACagctacataatgggtccagggactgtacctcaacattacagaggtacataatgggtccagggactgtacctcaacattacagaggtacataatggctccagggactgtacctcaacattacagaggtacataatgggtccagggactgtacctcaacattacagaggtacataatgggtccagggactgtacctcaacattacagaggtacataatgggtccagggactgtacctcaacattacagaggtacataatgggtccagggactgtacctcaacattacagaggtacataatgggtccagggactgtacctcaacattacagaggtacataagagactgtacctcaacattacagaggtacataatgggtccagggactgtacctcaacattacagaggtacataatgggtccagggactgtacctcaacattacagaggtacataatgggtccagggactgtacctcaacattacagaggtacataatgggtccagggactgtacctcaacattacagaggtacataatgggtccagggactgtacctcaacattacagaggtacataatgggtccagggactgtacctcaacattacagaggtacataatgggtccagggactgtacctcaacattacagaggtacataatgggtccagggactgtacctcaacattacagaggtacataatggctccagggactgtacctcaacattacagaggtacataatgggtccagggactgtacctcaacattacagaggtacataatgggtccaggaactgtacctcaacattatgaaCAAGTTAGAAtggtaataaaatatttatttacatCTGGTCAGGTTATTTTATATTTGGATCAATAAGACAGGAAGCATCACAGTAGTGACGGAGACGCACGGTGGCGGTAGCTGAGTGACTCAcgagacacagagatacagacagagacagagagaggcagagacacagagatatagagagagacagagacacagagatatagagagagacagagacagagagagacagagacagatacagagacagagacagataaagacagagacagagagagagagacacacagatatagagagagacagagagacaaagacagagacagagaaacagagacagagacagagacagacaaagacagagagagacagacacagacacagagatcACTTCACGTGTCTTCATGCTACATTTTAACTCTGAACGATGACACAGTCTTTCTTACATTTGTAGGTGTTTATACTGGCTGACCAGCGGAACGTCAGGACTGAGACCTCGGTGTTAACCAGCGGAACGTGAGGACTGAGACCTCGGTGTTAACCAGCGGAACGTCAGGACTGAGACCTCGGTGTTAACCAGCGGAACGTCAGGACTGAGACCTCGGTGTTAACCAGCGGAACGTGAGGACTGAGACCTCGGTGTTAACCAGCGGAACGTGAGGACTGAGACCTCGGTGTTAACCAGCGGAACGTCAGGACTGAGACCTCGGTGTTAACCAGCGGAACGTCAGGACTGAGACCTCGGTGTTAACCAGCGGAACGTGAGGACTGAGACCTCGGTGTTAACCAGCGGAACGTGACGTCTGAGACCTCGGTGTTAACCAGAGGAACGTGACGCCTGAGACCTCGGTGTTAACCAGAGGAACGTGAGGACTGAGACCTCGGTGTTAACCAGCGGAACGTGAGGACTGAGACCTCGGTGTTAACCAGCGGAACGTGAGGACTGAGACCTCGGTGTTAACCAGAGGAACGTGAGGTCTGAGACCTCGATGTTAACCAGAGGAACGTGACGTCTGAGACCTCGGTGGTAACCAGAGGAACGTGAGGTCTGAGACCTCGGTGTTAACCAGCGGAACGTGAGGACTGAGACCTCGGTGTTAACCAGCGGAACGTGAGGACTGAGACCTCGGTGTTAACCAGAGGAACGTGACGTCTGAGACCTCGGTGTTAACCAGAGGAACGTGAGGTCTGAGACCTCGGTGTTAACCAGAGGAACGTGACGTCTGAGACCTCAGTGTTAACCAGAGGAACGTGAGGTCTGAGACCTCGGTGTTAACCAGAGGAACGTGACGTCTGAGACCTCGGTGTTAACCAGAGGAACGTGAGGTCTGAGACCTCGGTGTTAACCAGAGGAACGTGACGTCTGAGACCTCGGTGTTAACCAGAGGAACGTGACGTCTGAGACCTCGGTGTTAACCAGAGGAACGTGACGTCTGAGACCTCGGTGTTAACCAGCGGAACGTGACGTCTGAGACCTCGGTGTTAACCAGAGGAACGTGACGTCTGAGACCTCGGTGTTAACCAGCGGAACGTGACGTCTGAGACCTCGGAATTAACCAGAGGAACGTGACGTCTGAGACCTCGGTGTTAACCAGAGGAACGTGACG encodes:
- the LOC128704649 gene encoding facilitated trehalose transporter Tret1; translation: MADHESADATRLRERTGRLTQEGDIDDGLQWSTKEDAESTREDAASTRDAAASTREDAASTRDAAASTREDAASTRDAASTREDAASTRDAAASTRDAAASTRDAAASTREDAASMRDAAASTRDAAASTKSTKGISHIIYQAMGAACMGLGGMVATLTMGYTSPALPSMRADPNFSITKEQESWIGAVMPACALLGSVAAGPLVDHLGRRATLLHLTWPLVSSWVIIAQSGGVGGVILGRMMGGACVGVQAAAGSVFIAETVELRLRNIMGFFPAFLGNL